A single region of the Streptococcus macedonicus ACA-DC 198 genome encodes:
- a CDS encoding Transcriptional antiterminator of lichenan operon, BglG family: MNKKQLQFDRLLAVLHQNSDYITAKSLSKQLNLSEKMVYRLVKEIN; the protein is encoded by the coding sequence ATGAATAAAAAACAATTACAATTTGATAGATTGCTAGCAGTATTGCATCAGAATTCAGATTATATCACGGCAAAATCTTTATCCAAACAATTGAATTTATCTGAAAAAATGGTTTATCGTCTTGTAAAGGAAATAAATTAA
- the tkt gene encoding Transketolase — translation MTFDAIDQLAVNTVRTLSIDAIQAANSGHPGLPMGAAPMAYVLWNHVMNVNPKTSRSWSNRDRFVLSAGHGSALLYSLLHLSGYNVSIDDLKNFRQWGSKTPGHPEVNHTDGVEATTGPLGQGIANAVGMAMAEAHLAAKFNKPGFNIVDHYTYVLHGDGCLMEGVSQEAASLAGHLKLGKLVLLYDSNDISLDGSTSKAFTEDIKGKFEAYGWQHILVEDGNDLEAIAKAIEEAKAETEKPSIIEVKTIIGFGAEKQGTSAVHGAPLGVDGIAYAKKSYGWEYPEFTVPEEVAKRFEVGIKFRGEAAENAWDAKFREYEAAYPELAAEYKAAFANKPVDVTLEDFEIGTSLASRSSSQQAIQQISAQVPSFWGGSADLSASNNTMVKVESDFQPDNYSGRNIWFGVREFAMAAAMNGIALHGGTRVYGGTFFVFSNYLLPAVRMAALQQLPTVYVMTHDSIAVGEDGPTHEPVEQLASVRSMPNLNVIRPADGNETNAAWKRALAETDRPTMLILTRQNLPVLEGTKELAAEGVNKGAYILSEAKGDLDGILIATGSEVKLALDTQAALEAKGVHVRVVSMPAQNIFDEQDAAYKESILPANVTKRLAIEAGSSFGWGKYVGLEGKTLTIDTWGASAPGNKIFEEYGFTVDNAVNLYESL, via the coding sequence ATGACATTTGATGCTATTGATCAGTTGGCAGTCAATACTGTCCGTACGCTCTCAATTGATGCCATTCAGGCAGCTAATTCAGGTCACCCTGGTCTTCCAATGGGAGCTGCACCTATGGCTTATGTTCTTTGGAATCATGTAATGAATGTTAATCCGAAGACCAGCCGCTCTTGGTCTAACCGAGATCGTTTTGTACTATCTGCAGGACATGGTTCTGCCCTTTTATACAGCCTTCTTCATCTATCAGGTTACAATGTTAGCATTGATGATTTGAAGAATTTCCGTCAATGGGGTTCAAAAACACCAGGTCACCCAGAAGTCAATCATACAGACGGTGTTGAAGCTACAACTGGACCTCTTGGCCAAGGGATTGCCAATGCTGTTGGTATGGCAATGGCAGAAGCTCACTTAGCAGCTAAATTTAACAAACCAGGATTTAATATCGTTGACCACTACACTTATGTTTTGCATGGTGACGGTTGCTTGATGGAAGGTGTCAGTCAAGAAGCTGCCAGCCTTGCTGGACATCTTAAACTTGGCAAATTAGTCCTTCTTTACGATTCAAACGACATTTCACTTGACGGTTCAACATCAAAAGCTTTCACAGAAGATATCAAAGGTAAATTTGAAGCTTACGGTTGGCAACACATTTTGGTTGAAGATGGTAATGACCTCGAAGCGATTGCTAAAGCTATCGAAGAAGCAAAAGCTGAAACTGAAAAACCATCTATTATCGAAGTGAAAACAATCATTGGTTTCGGTGCTGAAAAACAAGGAACATCAGCTGTTCACGGTGCCCCTCTTGGCGTTGATGGCATTGCTTACGCTAAAAAATCTTACGGTTGGGAATATCCAGAATTCACAGTACCAGAAGAGGTGGCTAAACGCTTTGAAGTTGGTATCAAATTCCGTGGTGAAGCTGCTGAAAATGCATGGGATGCTAAATTCCGTGAATACGAAGCTGCTTATCCAGAATTAGCCGCTGAATACAAAGCAGCATTCGCTAACAAACCAGTTGACGTGACACTTGAAGATTTCGAAATCGGTACAAGCCTTGCTAGCCGTTCATCAAGTCAACAAGCTATCCAACAAATCTCAGCACAAGTGCCATCATTCTGGGGTGGTTCAGCTGACCTTTCTGCATCAAACAATACAATGGTCAAAGTAGAATCTGATTTCCAACCAGACAACTACTCTGGTCGTAATATTTGGTTTGGTGTGCGTGAATTTGCCATGGCAGCTGCCATGAACGGTATTGCTCTTCATGGTGGTACTCGTGTTTACGGTGGTACATTCTTCGTATTCTCAAACTACCTTCTTCCAGCTGTTCGTATGGCTGCTCTTCAACAATTACCCACGGTTTATGTCATGACGCATGATTCAATCGCTGTCGGTGAAGACGGACCAACTCACGAACCAGTTGAACAATTGGCTAGCGTTCGTTCTATGCCTAACCTTAACGTTATCCGTCCTGCTGACGGTAACGAAACAAATGCTGCATGGAAACGTGCTCTTGCTGAAACTGATCGTCCAACAATGCTCATCTTGACACGTCAAAATCTTCCTGTCCTTGAAGGGACAAAAGAATTGGCAGCAGAAGGTGTTAATAAAGGTGCTTATATCCTTTCAGAAGCAAAAGGTGACCTTGACGGTATCCTTATTGCAACAGGTTCTGAAGTGAAGTTGGCGCTTGATACGCAAGCTGCTTTGGAAGCAAAAGGTGTTCATGTTCGTGTGGTTTCAATGCCAGCACAAAACATCTTTGACGAACAAGACGCTGCTTATAAAGAAAGCATTCTTCCAGCTAACGTCACAAAACGTTTGGCTATCGAAGCTGGTTCAAGCTTTGGTTGGGGGAAATACGTTGGTCTCGAAGGTAAAACTCTTACAATCGATACTTGGGGCGCATCTGCACCAGGCAATAAAATCTTTGAAGAATACGGCTTCACAGTTGATAACGCTGTAAATCTTTACGAATCATTATAA
- a CDS encoding Transcriptional regulator, TetR family codes for MTEKTISQKSLQNLQVSNKESRKLTRESLETALLLLLLEKKPLNQITISELVAKAGVSRNAFYRNYKSKEAILESILTQIVRRIFRGIKNFNLKTQLSQAWLFILTEAKKEANVLRMIFEQHLEKLLTSIVSKRLKAYQRFKKKHDSRYTNSFWSNAIISVLSNWVADDMRIPAEEVAAIGLPLFL; via the coding sequence ATGACGGAAAAAACAATTTCACAAAAATCCTTGCAAAATTTGCAGGTGTCCAACAAGGAGTCACGAAAATTAACGCGTGAATCACTTGAAACTGCGCTTTTACTTCTTCTTCTTGAAAAGAAACCACTAAATCAAATTACGATTTCTGAACTTGTCGCTAAAGCTGGCGTTTCACGTAATGCTTTCTATCGAAATTACAAATCTAAAGAAGCCATTCTTGAATCTATTTTAACGCAAATTGTTCGCCGTATTTTTCGAGGCATCAAAAATTTTAATTTAAAGACACAACTCTCCCAAGCGTGGCTTTTCATATTGACGGAGGCGAAAAAGGAAGCCAACGTTTTACGAATGATTTTTGAACAACACCTTGAAAAGCTATTGACAAGTATCGTTTCTAAACGCTTAAAAGCTTATCAACGTTTCAAGAAAAAGCATGATTCTCGCTACACTAATTCTTTCTGGAGCAATGCCATTATCTCGGTACTCTCAAACTGGGTAGCCGACGATATGCGAATTCCTGCCGAAGAAGTAGCCGCTATTGGTTTACCACTTTTCTTATAA
- a CDS encoding Transcriptional antiterminator of lichenan operon, BglG family: protein MLERLKISSRKIPNAEVVDIKMTDYDDLILKESKKIINDIGNRLGRSIDDLEINYLYQYLYSSRFQLSTHQQKIEFSTRVVSVTKFYFKKMEMTKSESINEQSPMFIDLANHISPFVGRLEDIGTDAYQLISDLREIIATSIRNTVHVENVAK, encoded by the coding sequence ATGCTTGAACGGTTAAAAATTTCTAGTCGTAAAATCCCTAACGCAGAAGTAGTGGATATCAAGATGACAGATTATGATGACTTAATTCTCAAAGAAAGTAAAAAGATTATAAATGATATTGGGAATCGTTTAGGGAGGAGCATTGATGATTTAGAAATTAATTATCTCTATCAATACTTGTATTCGTCAAGATTTCAACTTAGTACACATCAGCAAAAAATTGAATTTTCAACGCGTGTTGTTTCTGTAACAAAATTTTATTTTAAAAAGATGGAAATGACAAAGTCAGAGTCAATAAATGAACAATCTCCTATGTTTATTGATTTGGCAAACCATATCAGTCCGTTTGTCGGACGTTTGGAAGACATCGGCACAGATGCTTACCAATTGATTTCAGATTTGCGAGAAATCATTGCAACTAGCATTCGTAATACAGTTCATGTTGAGAACGTTGCGAAATGA
- the natA gene encoding Methionine ABC transporter ATP-binding protein, with the protein MIRFDHVSKLYGDKEALSDVNMTIANGEIFGLIGHNGAGKTTMISILTSIIEASYGEVYVDELALSEHRDDIKKRIGYVPDSPDIFLNLTAIEYWHFLAKIYDVDDKLTDERIERLSHLFDIAENINDLIDSFSHGMRQKVILIGALISNPDIWILDEPLTGLDPQASFDLKEMMKEHARGGNTVLFSTHVLAVAEQLCDRIGILKNGKLIFIGTLDDLKANHPDKDLETIYLELAGRKAQEEG; encoded by the coding sequence ATGATTCGATTTGATCATGTTTCAAAGTTGTATGGTGATAAGGAAGCACTAAGTGATGTCAATATGACCATTGCTAATGGCGAAATTTTTGGCTTGATTGGGCATAATGGTGCAGGAAAAACAACGATGATTAGCATTTTAACGTCAATCATTGAAGCGAGCTATGGTGAGGTATATGTTGATGAGTTAGCTCTTTCTGAGCATCGTGATGACATCAAAAAACGCATTGGTTACGTGCCTGATTCGCCTGATATTTTTCTGAATTTAACGGCGATAGAATACTGGCATTTTTTAGCTAAAATTTATGACGTTGATGATAAGCTCACTGATGAACGGATTGAACGATTGTCACATTTGTTTGATATTGCGGAGAATATCAATGATTTGATTGATAGTTTTTCACACGGTATGCGTCAAAAAGTAATTCTTATTGGTGCTCTGATATCAAATCCAGATATTTGGATTTTAGATGAACCTTTGACAGGGCTTGACCCACAAGCATCTTTTGATTTGAAAGAAATGATGAAAGAGCACGCGCGTGGTGGTAATACGGTTCTTTTCTCAACACATGTTCTTGCTGTTGCAGAGCAACTTTGTGACCGTATTGGAATTTTAAAAAATGGCAAGTTGATTTTTATCGGAACCTTAGATGACTTAAAAGCTAATCACCCTGATAAAGATTTGGAAACAATCTATCTTGAATTAGCAGGGCGTAAAGCGCAAGAGGAGGGATAG
- a CDS encoding N-acetylglucosamine-6-phosphate deacetylase, which yields MTKYIKADEFYYPYQVKKTGYLAVEGDTFGDWQAEVPSDADIIDYTGYSIAPGLVDTHIHGFAGADVMDNSKEALETMSHALLGAGVTSFLPTGLTASFETLDDICRTAADFAGQESGARIQGLFFEGPYFTEKYKGAQNPSYMRNPSIVELDQWLESSKGLLRKIALAPERDDVADFINHAKEKNVIVALGHSDATYEQAANAVEAGASVWVHAYNGMRGLNHREPGMVGAVYELPNTYAELICDGHHVHPSACDILMHQKNYDHVALITDCMSAGGLKDGDYMLGEYPVTVEKGTARLKSNGALAGSILQLKDAVKNVVNWGIASKAQAISMASLIPAISVGIDNKCGQIKKGHQADFIVLDKELDLQATYLGGEKVWNA from the coding sequence ATGACAAAGTATATTAAAGCAGACGAATTTTATTATCCTTACCAAGTAAAAAAAACTGGTTATCTTGCTGTCGAGGGAGATACTTTTGGAGACTGGCAAGCAGAAGTACCAAGCGATGCTGACATCATTGATTATACGGGTTACAGCATTGCTCCTGGTTTAGTTGACACTCATATTCACGGTTTTGCTGGTGCTGATGTTATGGATAACAGCAAAGAAGCTCTGGAAACCATGAGTCATGCCCTTTTAGGAGCAGGAGTGACTAGCTTTTTACCAACTGGTTTGACAGCGTCATTTGAAACTTTAGATGATATTTGTCGTACGGCAGCTGATTTTGCAGGTCAAGAAAGCGGTGCACGTATTCAAGGGCTTTTCTTTGAAGGACCATATTTTACGGAAAAATACAAAGGGGCTCAAAATCCTTCGTATATGCGTAATCCGTCAATTGTTGAACTAGACCAATGGTTGGAAAGTTCAAAAGGTTTGTTAAGAAAAATTGCTTTGGCACCAGAACGTGATGATGTGGCTGATTTTATTAATCATGCTAAGGAAAAAAATGTGATTGTTGCTTTAGGGCATTCTGATGCGACTTATGAACAAGCAGCAAATGCTGTGGAAGCTGGTGCTTCAGTTTGGGTTCATGCCTATAATGGTATGCGTGGACTTAACCACCGTGAACCGGGTATGGTTGGTGCGGTTTATGAACTCCCAAATACCTATGCTGAATTAATCTGTGACGGACATCACGTTCATCCGTCAGCGTGTGATATTTTAATGCACCAAAAAAATTATGACCACGTTGCCTTGATTACGGACTGCATGAGCGCAGGCGGTCTCAAAGATGGTGATTATATGCTTGGCGAATACCCTGTTACTGTCGAAAAAGGAACAGCACGTTTGAAATCAAATGGTGCTCTTGCGGGTTCAATTCTCCAACTAAAAGATGCCGTGAAAAATGTTGTTAATTGGGGAATCGCTTCAAAAGCACAAGCTATTAGTATGGCAAGCCTTATTCCTGCTATCTCTGTTGGTATTGATAATAAATGCGGACAAATCAAAAAAGGACATCAAGCTGATTTTATCGTCCTTGATAAAGAACTTGATTTACAAGCAACTTACTTAGGTGGCGAAAAAGTTTGGAACGCCTAA
- the glyS gene encoding Glycyl-tRNA synthetase beta chain yields the protein MAKNLLVELGLEELPAYVVTPSEKQLGDRMAAFLNEKRLAFEGIQTFSTPRRLAVRVTGLADAQTDLTEDFKGPSKKIALDADGNFTKAAQGFVRGKGLTTDDIEFREVKGEEYVYVTKHEAGKAAKEVLVDIPEILSAMTFPVNMHWANNTFEYIRPVHTLTVLLDDEALDLDFLDIHSGRVSRGHRFLGHETEIASADSYEEDLRRVFVIANAKERQDMIVNQIRDIEKAQNVQVEIDDELLNEVLNLVEYPTAFMGSFDTKYLEVPEEVLVTSMKNHQRYFVVRDQAGKLMPNFISVRNGNAEYLENVIKGNEKVLVARLEDGEFFWREDQKLKIADLVAKLDNVTFHEKIGSLSEHMKRSKVIAAYLAEKAGASAAESKALARAAEIYKFDLLTGMVGEFDELQGIMGEKYALLAGEDAAVATAIREHYLPNSADGDLPETKVGALLALADKLDTILSFFSVGLIPSGSNDPYALRRATAGVVRIMDAFGLKIPMDKLIDNLYALSFDSLTYEHKAEVMDFIRARVEKMMSKSVSKDIKEAVLAGSNFVVAEMLEAADALIEVSKAADYKAAVESLSRVFNLAEKAPADVTVDASLLENDEEKALAQAAAELNLSGSASDKLAQLFALSPVIDKFFDNTMVMVDNEAVKNNRLAILAELTAKASSVAAFNKLNTK from the coding sequence ATGGCTAAAAATTTACTTGTAGAACTTGGTTTAGAAGAATTACCAGCTTACGTGGTTACTCCAAGTGAAAAACAACTTGGCGATCGTATGGCAGCATTTTTGAACGAAAAACGTTTGGCATTTGAAGGCATTCAAACTTTCTCTACACCACGTCGTTTGGCTGTTCGTGTGACTGGTCTTGCTGATGCGCAAACTGATTTAACAGAAGATTTTAAAGGTCCTTCTAAGAAAATCGCATTGGACGCTGACGGGAACTTCACAAAAGCGGCTCAAGGATTTGTCCGTGGTAAAGGGTTGACAACTGACGATATTGAATTTCGCGAAGTTAAAGGCGAAGAGTATGTTTACGTTACAAAACACGAAGCAGGAAAAGCTGCCAAAGAAGTGCTTGTTGACATTCCAGAAATCTTATCAGCAATGACTTTCCCAGTAAACATGCACTGGGCAAATAACACATTTGAATACATCCGTCCTGTTCATACATTGACTGTTCTTCTTGATGATGAAGCTCTTGACCTTGATTTTTTGGATATTCATTCAGGTCGTGTTAGCCGTGGACACCGTTTCCTTGGTCATGAAACAGAAATTGCTAGCGCTGATTCATACGAAGAAGATTTGCGTAGAGTCTTTGTTATCGCCAACGCTAAAGAACGTCAAGACATGATTGTTAACCAAATCAGAGACATTGAAAAAGCACAAAACGTCCAAGTTGAAATCGATGACGAATTGCTTAACGAAGTCCTTAACTTAGTTGAATACCCAACTGCTTTCATGGGAAGCTTTGATACGAAATATCTTGAAGTACCAGAAGAAGTGCTTGTCACATCAATGAAAAACCACCAACGTTACTTTGTTGTCCGTGACCAAGCTGGTAAATTAATGCCAAACTTCATCTCGGTTCGTAATGGTAATGCTGAGTACCTTGAAAATGTCATTAAAGGTAATGAAAAAGTGCTCGTGGCTCGTTTGGAAGACGGTGAATTCTTCTGGCGTGAAGACCAAAAACTTAAAATTGCTGACCTTGTGGCAAAACTTGACAACGTTACATTCCACGAAAAAATCGGTTCACTTTCTGAACATATGAAACGCAGCAAAGTAATTGCAGCTTACCTTGCCGAAAAAGCTGGCGCTTCTGCCGCAGAAAGCAAAGCTCTTGCTCGTGCTGCTGAAATTTATAAATTCGACTTATTGACTGGTATGGTTGGTGAATTTGATGAATTGCAAGGTATCATGGGTGAAAAATATGCTCTTCTTGCAGGCGAAGATGCCGCAGTAGCCACAGCTATTCGTGAACACTACCTTCCAAATTCAGCTGACGGTGACCTTCCAGAAACTAAAGTTGGTGCTCTTTTGGCACTTGCTGATAAATTGGATACTATCTTGTCATTCTTCTCAGTTGGCTTGATTCCATCAGGTTCAAATGACCCATATGCTCTTCGTCGTGCAACAGCTGGTGTTGTTCGTATTATGGATGCCTTTGGTTTGAAAATTCCAATGGATAAATTGATTGACAACCTTTACGCCTTGTCATTTGATAGCTTGACTTATGAACACAAAGCAGAAGTTATGGATTTCATCCGTGCGCGTGTTGAAAAAATGATGAGCAAATCAGTTTCTAAAGATATTAAAGAAGCTGTTCTTGCTGGTTCAAACTTTGTTGTAGCTGAAATGCTTGAAGCTGCTGATGCTCTTATTGAAGTAAGCAAAGCTGCTGATTATAAAGCCGCCGTTGAAAGTCTTTCACGTGTATTCAATCTTGCTGAAAAAGCACCAGCTGACGTGACTGTGGATGCAAGCTTGTTGGAAAATGATGAAGAAAAAGCTTTGGCACAAGCTGCAGCAGAATTGAACTTGTCAGGTAGCGCTAGTGATAAATTGGCACAATTGTTCGCTTTAAGCCCAGTTATCGACAAATTCTTTGACAATACCATGGTAATGGTGGATAATGAAGCTGTTAAAAACAATCGCTTGGCTATCCTTGCTGAATTGACTGCAAAAGCTAGCAGCGTAGCAGCATTTAACAAATTGAATACCAAATAA
- a CDS encoding DegV family protein, whose product MTWKIVTDSGCDIKHIEVIADHTEFQNVPLTIQIGSEIFVDDEGLDVDNMVASMYASPTSSKSSCPSPDAFLQAYQGAENVIAITITGNLSGSQNSAQVAKNMLLEEHPNVNIHVIDSLSAGGEIDLIVLELNRLIAKGLSFDEVVEAITAYQAKSKLLFILARVDNLVKNGRLSKLIGKVIGLLNIRMVGKASDEGTLELLHKARGQKKAVQATIDEMFKEGYQGGKVMITHANNEKACQQLSDKIKEKYPQADITFIKASGLCSFYGEDGGILLGYETK is encoded by the coding sequence TTGACTTGGAAAATTGTGACAGATTCTGGCTGTGATATTAAACATATCGAAGTTATCGCAGACCACACAGAATTTCAAAATGTCCCTCTAACAATACAGATTGGCTCAGAAATCTTTGTGGATGATGAAGGGTTAGATGTCGATAATATGGTGGCAAGTATGTATGCAAGTCCTACATCATCAAAATCAAGTTGCCCAAGCCCAGATGCCTTCTTACAAGCCTACCAAGGCGCTGAAAATGTCATTGCTATTACGATTACAGGAAATTTATCAGGAAGTCAAAACAGCGCTCAAGTGGCTAAAAATATGCTTCTTGAAGAACACCCAAATGTTAATATTCATGTGATTGACTCACTATCTGCAGGCGGTGAAATTGACTTGATTGTTTTAGAGTTAAACCGTCTAATTGCTAAAGGTCTCAGCTTTGATGAGGTGGTCGAAGCGATTACTGCTTACCAAGCTAAGAGTAAATTACTCTTTATTCTTGCTCGTGTGGATAACTTGGTGAAAAATGGTCGCTTGAGCAAATTGATTGGTAAAGTTATCGGACTTCTTAACATTCGTATGGTCGGAAAAGCTAGTGACGAAGGGACTTTAGAGCTTCTTCACAAGGCAAGAGGTCAGAAAAAAGCTGTTCAAGCAACAATCGATGAAATGTTCAAAGAAGGTTATCAAGGTGGCAAAGTCATGATTACTCACGCCAACAATGAAAAAGCTTGCCAACAGCTAAGTGATAAAATCAAAGAGAAGTACCCTCAAGCCGATATCACATTTATCAAAGCTTCAGGACTTTGTAGCTTCTATGGTGAAGATGGTGGTATCTTATTAGGATACGAAACAAAATAA
- a CDS encoding Transcriptional antiterminator of lichenan operon, BglG family, which produces MKDKIEIQKRLNPFHLKISTRTGYIFITGSELDIRRALADLVPTFSMIDIDNLSNTTNQSHFDLELAKIILEEFDQIETDFRQGYHTHTMLIFFLIFTLCLNG; this is translated from the coding sequence ATGAAGGATAAAATCGAGATTCAAAAGCGACTCAATCCCTTTCATTTAAAAATCTCAACTCGGACAGGCTATATTTTTATAACAGGTTCAGAATTGGATATTCGTAGAGCATTAGCGGATTTGGTACCAACGTTTAGCATGATTGATATTGACAATTTGTCTAATACTACTAACCAAAGTCATTTTGATTTAGAGCTTGCTAAAATTATTTTGGAAGAATTTGACCAAATTGAGACGGATTTCAGGCAAGGTTACCATACCCATACAATGTTAATATTTTTTCTCATCTTTACATTATGCTTGAACGGTTAA
- the glyQ gene encoding Glycyl-tRNA synthetase alpha chain, which produces MSKKLTFQEIILILQQFWNDQGCMLMQAYDNEKGAGTMSPYTFLRAIGPEPWNAAYVEPSRRPADGRYGENPNRLYQHHQFQVVMKPSPSNIQELYLESLEKLGINPLKHDIRFVEDNWENPSTGSAGLGWEVWLDGMEITQFTYFQQVGGLQTGPVTSEVTYGLERLASYIQEVDSVYDIEWAPGVKYGEIFLQPEFEHSKYSFEISNQDMLLENFEKFEAEAKRCLDEHLVHPAYDYVLKCSHTFNLLDACGAVSVTERAGYIARIRNLARVVAKTFVAERKRLGYPLLDEATREKLLKEDAE; this is translated from the coding sequence ATGTCTAAAAAATTGACGTTTCAAGAAATTATTTTGATTTTGCAACAATTTTGGAATGACCAAGGTTGTATGTTGATGCAAGCTTATGACAATGAAAAAGGTGCTGGTACAATGAGTCCTTACACTTTCCTTCGTGCCATTGGTCCAGAACCATGGAATGCGGCTTATGTTGAACCATCACGTCGTCCAGCTGACGGTCGTTACGGTGAAAATCCTAACCGTCTTTACCAACATCACCAATTCCAAGTGGTTATGAAACCATCACCATCAAACATTCAAGAACTTTACCTTGAATCATTGGAAAAATTAGGAATTAATCCCCTAAAACACGACATTCGTTTCGTTGAAGATAACTGGGAGAACCCATCAACTGGTTCAGCTGGTCTTGGTTGGGAAGTTTGGCTTGATGGTATGGAAATCACTCAATTTACTTACTTCCAACAAGTTGGTGGTTTGCAAACAGGTCCTGTAACATCAGAAGTTACTTACGGTCTTGAACGTTTGGCATCTTACATTCAAGAAGTGGATTCTGTCTATGATATTGAATGGGCACCAGGTGTTAAATATGGTGAAATCTTCCTTCAACCAGAATTTGAACACTCAAAATATTCATTTGAAATTTCTAATCAAGATATGCTTCTTGAAAACTTTGAAAAATTTGAAGCAGAAGCAAAACGTTGCTTGGATGAACACCTCGTACACCCAGCTTATGACTACGTTTTGAAATGTTCACACACTTTCAACTTGCTTGATGCGTGTGGTGCGGTTTCTGTAACAGAACGTGCTGGTTACATCGCTCGTATTCGTAACTTGGCTCGTGTCGTTGCCAAAACATTTGTGGCAGAACGTAAACGCCTTGGTTACCCATTGCTTGATGAAGCAACACGTGAAAAATTATTGAAGGAGGATGCTGAATAA